The Helicoverpa armigera isolate CAAS_96S chromosome 25, ASM3070526v1, whole genome shotgun sequence genome has a window encoding:
- the LOC135118771 gene encoding putative nuclease HARBI1, with amino-acid sequence MSRAFLLAFADEERKRSLSRIQKRRLRDCNNSLDLPEKEFMANFRVNKSGCQQVLAELRPFLQRAQRNTAVAIELKILAVLNFYANGSYQRSSSFICNMSQPTFSRCLHEVTDALNVRDVLLKYIKFPSTQQERESTMKVFMEKFGFPGVIGCIDGTHVAIIRPTDHEEAFFNRKHYHSLNVLLICDANLQILHVDASYGGASHDSFVWNQCCIKSHLEGLERSGEHCWLLGDSGYAQRPWMMTPILEAAVGSPEEHYTTLHCKVRNTVERCIGVLKNRWRCLLAHRVLHYDPVTVAKIVNACVVLHNIANIHNVPLPEPESEESDYFFVCCKYLCI; translated from the exons ATGTCGCGTGCATTTTTGCTGGCATTTGCGGACGAAGAGAGAAAACGAAGTTTGTCCAGAATCCAGAAACGTCGACTGCGGGATTGCAACAATTCTCTGGATTTACCGGAGAAGGAATTCATGGCAAATTTCCGTGTCAACAAATCAGGGTGTCAGCAAGTTTTGGCAGAGTTACGTCCATTTCTGCAACGTGCTCAACGAAACACTGCTGTTGCAATTGAGCTAAAA ATATTGGCAGTCCTAAACTTTTATGCAAATGGATCATACCAACGAAGCTCCTCATTCATTTGCAACATGTCTCAACCTACATTTAGTAGGTGCCTACATGAGGTAACCGATGCTCTCAATGTACGGGACGTGCTACTCAAGTACATAAAGTTTCCTTCCACTCAACAAGAACGGGAATCCACCATGAAAGT gTTTATGGAAAAATTTGGATTCCCAGGAGTTATTGGGTGCATTGATGGAACCCATGTTGCTATAATAAGGCCCACTGACCATGAAGaagctttttttaatagaaaacatTATCATTCATTAAATGTTTTGCTG ATTTGTGATGCGAATTTGCAAATACTGCATGTTGATGCATCCTATGGAGGTGCATCACATGATTCATTTGTGTGGAACCAATGCTGCATTAAATCTCACCTAGAAGGATTGGAAAGATCTGGGGAGCATTGTTGGctattag GTGATTCTGGATATGCACAACGCCCTTGGATGATGACACCTATATTAGAGGCTGCTGTCGGTTCACCAGAGGAACATTACACCACACTGCATTGCAAAGTTCGCAATACCGTTGAGCGTTGCATAGGTGTATTAAAGAATCGTTGGCGCTGTTTATTAGCACATAGGGTTCTTCACTATGACCCAGTGACTGTGGCTAAAATTGTGAATGCATGTGTTGTACTACACAATATAGCAAACATACACAATGTTCCTCTGCCGGAGCCTGAGAGTGAAGAGTCTGactatttttttgtgtgttgtaaatatctatgtatataa
- the LOC135118793 gene encoding cytochrome c1-like: MPGRRKVSLRQMELLLEFAHSHRDIALGRFPPGPQGVRDTREAWRSISVALNCVGSGATKTPDQWRRILSLGDPPTSQPSMSGAVAVHTSQPPVPPKPSTSTYDEQIMEVEWLDDSLLEETQPVEQMPAAEAVEQTPAAEAVEQTPAAEAVEQTPAAEAVEQTPAAEAVEQTPAAEAVEQTPAAEAVEQTPAAEAVEQTPAAEAVEQTPAAEAVEQTPAAEATPAAEAVEQTPAAEAVEQMPAAGAVEPTLSSEAAIIRREESIPRWAYDLELRRIEVETRLTEAVEGILGVLRDIRDDYRRQTNRE, encoded by the exons ATGCCAGGACGCAGGAAAGTGTCACTGAGGCAAATGGAGCTGCTTCTAGAGTTTGCGCATTCCCATCGCGACATAGCGTTGGGCCGCTTTCCGCCAGGTCCTCAGGGAGTGCGGGACACTCGAGAAGCATGGCGGTCAATTTCGGTGGCACTTAACTGTGTCGGCAGCGGAGCCACTAAAACGCCGGACCAATGGCGCCGA ATATTGTCACTTGGTGACCCACCAACTTCCCAGCCATCAATGTCTGGAGCTGTGGCTGTACACACCTCACAGCCTCCGGTGCCTCCTAAGCCCTCAACCTCTACTTATGATGAGCAGATAATGGAGGTTGAATGGCTTGACGACAGCCTTCTAGAGGAGACACAGCCTGTGGAGCAGAtgcctgctgcagaggctgtggagcagacgcctgctgcagaggctgtggagcagacgcctgctgcagaggctgtggagcagacgcctgctgcagaggctgtggagcagacgcctgctgcagaggctgtggagcagacgcctgctgcagaggctgtggagcagacgcctgctgcagaggctgtggagcagacgcctgctgcagaagctgtggagcagacgcctgctgcagaggctgtggagcagacgcctgctgcagaggctgtggagcagacgcctgctgcagaggct acgcctgctgcagaggctgtggagcagacgcctgctgcagaggctgtggagcagatGCCTGCTGCAGGGGCTGTGGAGCCCACACTATCTAGTGAGGCTGCTATTA ttcgCAGAGAGGAGTCAATACCTCGTTGGGCCTATGACCTGGAATTGAGGAGAATAGAGGTGGAGACCCGACTCACAGAAGCAGTGGAGGGGATACTTGGGGTTTTAAGAGACATTCGGGACGACTACCGCCGGCAAACAAACAGGGAATGA